From a region of the Methanolobus tindarius DSM 2278 genome:
- a CDS encoding archaetidylserine synthase, with translation MNQILHTLKLPDFVTLLNALCGVIAIIIVLDGFTYLAPLLILIAAVADGADGHIARKFSSSEIGGNLDSLADVISFGVAPVIITYSFVTGTQSQYILLPAMLFYFICGILRLARFNTMHLGMNSFSGLPITAGGITISSYLLMGENLFHAYGMALLFLVIGLLMVGDMTYMKARNKKLLMPLTLIFAAIIVSYFVNIEYTHILASILSGIMAIYIISPIIKKNKEVHYAGKRTNN, from the coding sequence GTGAACCAGATACTTCATACATTAAAACTACCTGATTTTGTCACTTTACTGAATGCATTGTGTGGAGTCATTGCCATTATAATTGTGCTTGATGGGTTTACTTATCTGGCACCACTGCTCATACTTATTGCCGCAGTTGCAGACGGTGCTGATGGCCATATTGCCCGTAAATTCTCTTCCAGTGAGATCGGAGGAAACCTGGACTCACTTGCAGATGTTATTTCATTTGGTGTTGCACCTGTTATAATTACATATTCATTTGTTACAGGAACACAGTCACAGTATATTCTGCTTCCTGCAATGCTGTTCTATTTCATATGTGGAATTTTAAGACTTGCAAGGTTTAACACAATGCATTTGGGAATGAATTCATTCAGCGGTTTACCAATTACTGCCGGAGGAATAACTATTTCGTCATACTTACTAATGGGAGAAAACTTGTTCCATGCTTATGGAATGGCACTGTTGTTCCTTGTGATTGGACTTCTCATGGTAGGTGACATGACATATATGAAAGCAAGGAACAAAAAACTACTAATGCCACTTACTCTGATATTTGCTGCAATCATTGTTTCATACTTTGTAAATATTGAATACACACACATTTTAGCATCAATTCTTTCAGGAATAATGGCAATTTACATAATATCACCCATTATCAAGAAAAACAAAGAGGTACACTATGCAGGAAAACGAACTAATAACTGA
- a CDS encoding dihydroneopterin aldolase family protein, whose product MQENELITDRDNVLFEAGIKLGALYHQFTGSPVNLDTVESLEKGIQESISVQPCVEKIRVSINREMINSKLNGKYGYCELEGRMLDVHITAVFKNAKVDVSLAFDTELDYPLMKIEKIY is encoded by the coding sequence ATGCAGGAAAACGAACTAATAACTGACAGGGATAACGTACTTTTTGAAGCCGGTATCAAGCTTGGCGCACTTTACCACCAGTTCACAGGTTCACCTGTTAATCTGGATACAGTTGAAAGCTTGGAAAAAGGGATACAGGAAAGTATTTCAGTCCAGCCCTGCGTTGAAAAAATCAGAGTTTCCATCAACCGAGAGATGATTAACTCTAAACTTAACGGCAAGTATGGTTATTGTGAACTTGAAGGCCGCATGCTGGATGTTCATATCACAGCAGTGTTCAAAAATGCAAAAGTGGATGTCAGTCTGGCTTTTGACACAGAACTCGACTATCCTCTTATGAAAATAGAAAAGATCTATTAA
- the hisC gene encoding histidinol-phosphate transaminase, with amino-acid sequence MSRPELIKDVVNSIAEYVPGKSIEEIAKKYGIDPIDIIKLGSNENVLGPSQKAVEALISYASKVNIYPSADASELVEALSVYTGLPVENICASGPGMDGLLDNLMRVLIEPGDEVVIPTPTFSYYEIAARANGATAIHVAPGEGLKFDITAIKEAITERTKVVFLCSPNNPTGLLTSEDDVRSLLESTNGLVFVDEAYVEFSDKSLSKLVLEYDNLVIGRTFSKAFGLAGLRIGYGLMPEWLKVQYMKIATPFNVSLPAVMAGVAALSDSEYLEKSISMTVEGRKFLTENIPFKVYDSQANFILVDVSPLVAKDVSESLMKKGIIVRDCRSFRNAGESLIRVTVGTREQNEKVVSAFEEAKAVSN; translated from the coding sequence TTGAGCAGGCCTGAGCTAATCAAAGATGTTGTCAACTCAATTGCAGAATATGTTCCGGGAAAGTCAATAGAGGAAATTGCAAAGAAATACGGCATCGACCCAATAGATATCATAAAACTGGGCTCCAATGAGAATGTACTTGGTCCTTCTCAAAAAGCAGTTGAAGCTCTCATATCTTATGCATCAAAAGTTAACATATATCCTTCAGCTGATGCTTCCGAACTCGTGGAGGCTCTTTCAGTTTACACAGGTCTTCCCGTAGAGAACATATGTGCTTCCGGTCCGGGCATGGATGGTTTGCTTGATAACCTCATGCGTGTGCTCATCGAACCCGGGGATGAAGTTGTAATACCAACTCCCACATTCTCTTACTATGAGATTGCCGCAAGAGCAAACGGGGCAACTGCGATTCATGTGGCTCCCGGTGAAGGGCTGAAATTTGATATAACTGCTATTAAGGAAGCTATTACTGAAAGGACAAAGGTTGTATTCCTATGTTCTCCTAACAACCCTACAGGACTGCTGACTTCAGAAGACGATGTCCGTTCACTTCTTGAATCTACAAATGGACTTGTGTTTGTAGATGAGGCATATGTTGAGTTCTCAGATAAAAGTCTTTCAAAGCTGGTTCTTGAATATGATAACCTTGTAATAGGTAGAACCTTCTCTAAGGCATTCGGACTTGCAGGTCTAAGAATTGGATATGGTTTGATGCCTGAGTGGCTTAAAGTCCAGTATATGAAGATTGCAACTCCATTCAATGTAAGTCTACCTGCTGTAATGGCAGGAGTGGCAGCACTTTCCGATTCCGAATATCTGGAGAAAAGTATCTCAATGACTGTGGAAGGTCGCAAGTTCCTGACAGAGAACATTCCTTTTAAGGTATATGATTCCCAGGCAAATTTCATTCTTGTGGATGTCTCACCTCTAGTCGCAAAAGATGTTTCAGAATCGTTAATGAAAAAAGGTATTATTGTCAGGGATTGCAGGTCATTCAGGAATGCTGGCGAATCGCTGATTCGTGTAACAGTAGGCACAAGAGAACAGAATGAAAAAGTAGTATCAGCCTTTGAAGAAGCAAAGGCCGTTTCTAATTGA
- a CDS encoding acetylornithine transaminase, with amino-acid sequence MQTYGRQPVVLESGKGSLVYDIEGREYVDCVAGIAVNNIGHCHPYLTEAIKKQAEKLIHVSNLYYTEPQAELAEQLVNVTGMDRVFFCNSGTEAVEAAMKLARATTKKTDFIAVEHSFHGRTMGALSLTYKDIYRAPFKPLVQEEKFVPFNDAQAIADSITPNTAAVIVEPIQGEGGINVPSQDYLKEVRKICDENEVLLIFDEVQTGFGRTGTWFCKEYFGVEPDIMTMAKAIGGGFPMGAIAAREGVAFNRGEHAATFGGSPLACAAALASIDVIREENLIQRSKEMGEYFRGELSKLTTDGFVEVRGKGLMIGVQFDRKCADLVEHGRRNGVLLNCTSETVLRIAPPLVITKEQIDRVVSVLEQA; translated from the coding sequence ATGCAGACATACGGCCGCCAGCCAGTGGTTCTTGAAAGTGGAAAAGGTTCTCTTGTTTATGATATTGAAGGCAGGGAATATGTGGACTGTGTTGCCGGAATTGCAGTGAACAATATAGGTCACTGTCACCCATACTTAACCGAAGCAATAAAAAAACAGGCTGAAAAACTAATTCATGTTTCCAATCTTTATTACACAGAGCCGCAGGCAGAACTTGCCGAGCAACTGGTCAATGTAACCGGAATGGACCGTGTCTTCTTCTGTAACTCCGGAACTGAAGCAGTTGAAGCTGCAATGAAACTTGCAAGGGCAACAACCAAAAAGACGGATTTCATAGCAGTGGAACACTCTTTCCACGGTCGTACAATGGGTGCGTTGAGCCTGACATACAAGGACATTTATCGTGCTCCATTCAAACCTCTTGTACAAGAAGAAAAGTTTGTCCCATTCAATGACGCACAGGCAATAGCTGACTCCATCACCCCAAACACAGCTGCTGTTATAGTTGAGCCGATACAGGGCGAAGGCGGTATAAATGTACCTTCACAGGATTATCTGAAGGAAGTCCGCAAGATTTGTGACGAGAATGAAGTGCTCCTTATTTTTGACGAGGTCCAGACAGGTTTTGGAAGAACCGGAACATGGTTCTGCAAAGAGTATTTTGGTGTTGAGCCTGACATTATGACAATGGCAAAGGCAATTGGCGGAGGTTTCCCGATGGGTGCTATAGCTGCCCGAGAAGGTGTTGCTTTCAACCGTGGAGAACACGCAGCAACATTCGGAGGCAGTCCGCTTGCATGTGCTGCTGCACTTGCATCAATTGATGTAATCCGTGAGGAGAATCTCATCCAGCGCTCAAAGGAAATGGGTGAATATTTCCGCGGTGAACTGAGTAAGCTTACTACAGACGGTTTCGTTGAGGTTCGTGGTAAAGGACTAATGATAGGTGTCCAGTTTGACCGCAAATGTGCCGACCTTGTGGAACACGGCCGTAGGAATGGTGTTCTTCTTAACTGCACTTCAGAAACAGTACTGCGTATCGCTCCTCCGCTGGTAATCACAAAAGAGCAGATCGACAGGGTGGTGTCCGTACTTGAGCAGGCCTGA
- a CDS encoding acyltransferase, producing MEERTIVIDGDVIAGNHSEIKYGIIAHSAILGERVNVTGDLVTTGDTRIDIWSEIGGNVKTDENAYIGEFVTIDGKLVVKGDLDIGNDVKINGGFEAKGWIVVRNPVPVIVYLFLYISELLRLGKDEEVEKALEDLFEDDEESIGLNSMIIPNGSKISMDSIKVPSNAIVGSKCRLVGNIRATSLDMANETTLYGSIRTIQDVKLGTDNVIHGNIISRGNVYVAAGTHILGEINSQSIKIHESARVDGVMRAPGGIIFEREEDDALSDNELMQLDV from the coding sequence ATGGAAGAACGTACAATAGTCATAGATGGGGATGTTATTGCAGGCAATCACTCTGAAATAAAGTACGGTATCATTGCACATTCAGCAATACTTGGTGAAAGGGTCAACGTTACAGGTGATCTCGTCACCACTGGAGATACAAGGATTGATATCTGGTCTGAGATTGGCGGCAATGTCAAAACAGATGAGAATGCCTATATCGGGGAATTCGTTACCATCGATGGTAAGCTGGTGGTAAAGGGCGATCTGGATATTGGTAACGATGTGAAGATCAACGGTGGTTTTGAAGCCAAGGGCTGGATTGTTGTAAGAAATCCTGTACCGGTCATAGTTTATCTTTTCCTTTATATCAGCGAGCTTCTGAGGCTTGGAAAGGATGAGGAAGTTGAAAAGGCATTAGAGGATCTGTTTGAGGATGACGAGGAGTCCATAGGACTCAATTCAATGATAATTCCAAACGGTTCCAAGATATCCATGGATTCCATAAAGGTTCCTTCAAATGCTATTGTCGGAAGCAAGTGCAGACTTGTAGGGAATATACGTGCAACATCCCTCGATATGGCAAATGAGACCACACTCTATGGAAGCATACGTACTATTCAGGATGTAAAACTCGGAACAGATAATGTGATTCACGGAAATATTATTTCCAGGGGTAATGTTTACGTTGCTGCCGGAACACATATTCTGGGAGAGATCAACTCACAGTCAATAAAGATACATGAGAGTGCCCGTGTAGATGGTGTGATGCGTGCGCCGGGCGGTATCATCTTTGAGCGTGAGGAAGATGATGCTTTGAGTGATAATGAACTGATGCAACTGGATGTCTGA
- a CDS encoding PUA domain-containing protein: MSNADKNLIRVRTMADIQFGKGCGEILFPDGVTFLLSRTKRVRQVQFNGKHMATVRARDGMLTLSIDGAAALHQGLEKPASRVIICEDAVPFVSKGKTAFAKHVLAVDPDLRAGDEVIIVDEKDEILATGQLLLSPAEALRMDRGPAVDVRRGIAQS, encoded by the coding sequence ATGAGCAATGCAGATAAAAACCTCATTAGAGTCAGGACAATGGCCGACATTCAGTTCGGTAAGGGTTGTGGAGAGATCCTTTTTCCTGATGGTGTTACATTCCTGCTTTCAAGGACAAAACGCGTAAGACAGGTCCAGTTCAACGGAAAGCACATGGCAACAGTTCGTGCAAGGGACGGAATGCTCACTCTCAGTATAGACGGAGCTGCTGCACTTCATCAGGGACTTGAAAAGCCTGCATCAAGAGTTATAATTTGTGAGGATGCAGTTCCATTTGTCTCAAAAGGAAAGACTGCTTTTGCAAAACATGTACTTGCAGTTGATCCAGATCTCAGGGCAGGAGATGAGGTTATCATAGTTGATGAAAAGGACGAAATACTGGCAACAGGGCAGCTATTATTGTCACCGGCTGAAGCACTTCGCATGGACAGGGGTCCTGCAGTTGATGTAAGGCGTGGGATAGCACAATCTTAG
- a CDS encoding RtcB family protein — MSDENATSIFDILTKVNDNTWEVSGNYKPGMNVPGRIFVSKPLLDILEPETIDQVANVASLPGIQKYSMAMPDAHLGYGFSIGGVAAFDKNEGVISPGGVGFDINCGVRLIRSNLMEDDVRPRLAELLDSLFEAIPSGVGSKSRMRLTDEELDEVFINGVNWAVKNGYGMKGDLSHCESNGKMPGADPSKVSIKARKRGRPQIGTLGSGNHFLEVQYVDKIYDEEAAKAFGLKEGQITFMIHCGSRGAGHQICTDHLQKLTQASKKYKIPLPDKQLACAPASSEEAQDYFKAMTCAANYAWVNRQMIMHWAREVFDEFFKAQHGDLGLDLVYDVAHNVAKLEKHMIDGKEKEVYVHRKGATRAFPAGHPEIPEDYRDIGQPVIIPGSMGTASYVLKGCPAAMELTFGSACHGAGRVMSRSSAKKELRGEEIQNELKSQGIIVRATQPSLIAEEAPEVYKSSSDVVDVVHNLGIATKVARVLPMGVVKG, encoded by the coding sequence ATGTCAGATGAAAATGCAACATCAATTTTCGATATTCTCACTAAAGTAAATGATAATACGTGGGAGGTATCCGGTAATTACAAACCAGGGATGAATGTTCCGGGAAGGATATTCGTATCAAAACCTCTCCTTGATATTCTGGAGCCTGAAACCATCGATCAGGTTGCAAACGTAGCTTCCCTGCCGGGAATCCAGAAATACTCCATGGCGATGCCGGATGCACATCTTGGTTATGGATTCTCCATTGGTGGGGTTGCAGCTTTCGATAAGAATGAAGGTGTGATTAGTCCGGGAGGTGTAGGTTTTGACATCAACTGCGGAGTTCGCCTTATCCGTTCCAATCTTATGGAAGATGATGTCCGTCCAAGGCTGGCTGAGCTTCTCGATTCATTATTCGAAGCAATTCCTTCAGGTGTTGGTTCCAAGAGCCGCATGAGACTTACTGATGAGGAATTGGATGAGGTATTTATCAATGGTGTAAACTGGGCTGTTAAGAATGGATATGGTATGAAAGGCGATCTAAGTCATTGTGAAAGCAATGGCAAGATGCCAGGTGCTGATCCTTCAAAGGTCAGTATAAAAGCCCGTAAAAGAGGTCGTCCACAGATAGGAACTCTTGGAAGTGGTAATCATTTCCTTGAAGTACAGTATGTGGACAAGATCTATGACGAGGAAGCCGCAAAGGCTTTCGGTCTTAAGGAAGGACAGATAACTTTCATGATTCACTGCGGTTCACGTGGTGCAGGTCACCAGATATGTACTGACCATCTCCAGAAGCTCACACAGGCTTCCAAAAAGTATAAGATTCCTCTCCCTGACAAACAGCTTGCCTGCGCTCCTGCAAGCTCGGAGGAAGCACAGGATTATTTCAAGGCCATGACGTGTGCAGCAAACTATGCATGGGTGAACCGCCAGATGATAATGCACTGGGCACGTGAGGTTTTTGATGAGTTCTTCAAAGCTCAACATGGTGATCTGGGACTTGACCTTGTGTATGATGTTGCTCACAATGTTGCAAAGCTTGAGAAACACATGATCGATGGCAAGGAAAAGGAAGTCTACGTACACAGGAAAGGTGCAACAAGAGCATTCCCTGCAGGTCATCCTGAGATTCCGGAAGACTACAGGGATATAGGACAACCGGTCATCATTCCCGGAAGTATGGGCACTGCATCTTATGTGCTTAAAGGCTGCCCTGCTGCAATGGAGCTTACCTTCGGCAGTGCCTGTCATGGTGCAGGAAGAGTTATGAGCCGAAGCAGTGCAAAGAAAGAACTGCGTGGTGAAGAGATTCAGAATGAACTGAAGTCACAGGGAATTATTGTAAGAGCAACGCAGCCATCACTCATAGCCGAGGAAGCGCCTGAGGTATACAAATCCAGTAGTGATGTTGTGGATGTAGTGCATAACCTCGGAATCGCTACAAAAGTTGCACGTGTACTTCCAATGGGAGTTGTCAAAGGTTAA
- a CDS encoding archease, which translates to MSSEMDIDYEYLEHTADVRFRAYGKSLEQAFENAALAMLNVMVETSSVNNSLSVNIELTSFDLDSLLFEWLSEILFVFEVDELVFGRIEVNKITVDEDNEQCSLEATLYGESIDLSVHVFDTEVKAATYNDMRIENSDAGWMIQATVDT; encoded by the coding sequence ATGTCATCTGAGATGGATATTGACTATGAGTATCTGGAACACACTGCCGATGTAAGGTTTCGGGCTTACGGTAAAAGTCTTGAGCAGGCATTTGAGAATGCAGCCCTTGCCATGCTTAACGTAATGGTGGAAACCTCTTCTGTTAACAACAGCCTGTCAGTAAATATCGAACTTACATCTTTTGACCTTGACAGTCTGCTCTTTGAATGGCTTTCAGAGATACTCTTTGTATTCGAAGTAGATGAATTGGTTTTTGGCCGGATAGAAGTCAACAAGATAACCGTAGATGAAGATAATGAACAATGCTCCCTCGAAGCAACACTCTACGGAGAAAGCATTGATCTTTCAGTCCATGTCTTTGATACTGAGGTAAAAGCTGCAACCTATAACGACATGAGGATTGAGAACTCAGATGCTGGCTGGATGATTCAGGCAACAGTAGATACGTGA
- the pgsA gene encoding archaetidylinositol phosphate synthase, which translates to MTFNALRPVASKILEPMAVAIAKLGISPNAISMISLLFAVLSGILYYRSAFDPLLVLIAGLLVALNSFLDAMDGLVARYLKASSARGDFLDHVIDRYSDVFIICGIFFGGYVDWQIGVITIVGVLLTSYLGTQAQALNLGRYYGGIIGRADRLVLIMLSSVIYYFYQAEVLGFSSLGWMILIIGVGSHITAFQRIVHIWKQLE; encoded by the coding sequence ATGACATTCAATGCTCTAAGACCTGTGGCATCAAAGATACTGGAGCCAATGGCTGTTGCAATCGCAAAGCTGGGTATCTCCCCAAATGCGATTTCGATGATCTCACTCCTCTTTGCAGTGCTTTCAGGCATATTATACTACAGATCAGCCTTTGATCCTCTTCTTGTCCTGATAGCAGGTTTGCTGGTGGCATTGAACTCATTTTTAGATGCAATGGATGGTCTTGTGGCACGCTACCTGAAAGCTTCAAGCGCACGCGGTGACTTCCTGGACCATGTAATTGACCGCTATTCAGATGTCTTCATTATTTGCGGTATCTTCTTTGGCGGCTACGTAGACTGGCAGATAGGTGTCATAACCATTGTCGGTGTCCTTCTCACAAGTTACCTTGGTACACAGGCACAAGCGCTGAATCTCGGACGCTACTATGGAGGAATCATTGGCAGGGCTGACAGACTTGTCCTTATCATGCTCTCTTCAGTGATCTACTATTTTTATCAGGCTGAAGTACTCGGATTCTCATCCCTTGGCTGGATGATTCTCATTATTGGAGTTGGCAGTCACATAACAGCTTTCCAGCGCATAGTTCACATCTGGAAACAACTGGAATGA
- a CDS encoding aldolase: MWHEISRIGKKLVANGLVESHFGNISVRIGNRMLITRSGCALDEITEDNVVEVRIDSSSPLDMIASSEAVVHRAIYSKTPALAIVHAHCPFAVTLSLLEEGDNITPADSEGQYFLGEVPIVKGGIGSDELAENLASSLAHNKTAIIYSHGTFAIGKVLDEAYVLTTQVEHSCKIKYWYDLAKNTRA; the protein is encoded by the coding sequence ATGTGGCATGAAATTTCGAGGATTGGAAAAAAACTTGTGGCAAACGGGCTGGTAGAATCACACTTTGGAAACATCAGTGTACGGATTGGAAACCGGATGCTCATAACACGCAGTGGTTGCGCACTGGATGAGATTACAGAAGACAACGTAGTAGAGGTGCGCATTGACAGTTCATCTCCACTCGATATGATTGCCTCATCCGAAGCCGTAGTTCACCGTGCTATTTACAGCAAAACTCCTGCTCTTGCAATTGTTCATGCACATTGCCCTTTTGCAGTGACACTCTCCCTGCTGGAGGAAGGTGACAACATCACGCCCGCTGACAGCGAAGGCCAATACTTCCTGGGAGAAGTTCCAATAGTTAAAGGCGGAATCGGTTCCGATGAGCTTGCAGAAAACCTTGCCTCATCCCTTGCGCACAATAAAACTGCAATTATTTACAGTCACGGCACCTTTGCCATAGGAAAAGTACTGGATGAAGCCTATGTACTTACCACGCAGGTTGAACACTCATGCAAAATAAAATACTGGTACGACCTTGCAAAAAACACAAGAGCATGA
- a CDS encoding type II restriction enzyme has product MVSVSLNDAAWQKVFDHFEIEKQLDENGCAYVTAVDMKSIGGREPRLMAKHDTMESRPQIFKRNKCVIFPVINGKYIIFRDRKPYSYYKFQSLLDDLPVEEYQTQIDISKFDSFSQSKEFSESQAIDYAYVISLLKNFTGEQDLFLTIRGRYRSADFDFILPEQDHQVNVSGVQIEVDSGYESFDKIYLIEVKVGKRDDFHIRQLYYPYRDWITKSDKEIIPIFFLYTNGLFYLTEFKFGEKFGETTIVRKRCFVVNDTPTLDVRIDSLLKSVRIEDEPVLVPYPQADDLDKVIDVVANIENGYNTKESISLYFDFHERQADYYGNAAIYLGLIERSESSAGRFHLTEFGNKLLNASSRSERNDLLLRQLLKKATFNEIFMQLYQDDFDEDVLNKTFVSSVIRKHTPLTGTTPDRRASTVISWFKWMLKNISFE; this is encoded by the coding sequence ATGGTTTCTGTTTCATTGAATGACGCTGCATGGCAAAAAGTGTTCGACCACTTTGAAATTGAAAAGCAGTTAGATGAAAACGGATGTGCATACGTAACTGCAGTTGATATGAAAAGTATCGGTGGAAGGGAACCCCGGTTGATGGCAAAACATGATACTATGGAATCCCGCCCTCAAATATTCAAAAGAAACAAATGCGTAATTTTTCCTGTAATCAATGGCAAGTACATTATTTTTCGGGATAGAAAACCATATAGTTATTACAAATTCCAGTCACTACTTGATGATTTACCGGTTGAGGAATACCAGACACAAATTGATATTTCCAAATTTGATAGCTTTTCACAATCAAAAGAATTCAGCGAATCACAGGCAATAGATTATGCGTATGTGATATCGCTTCTGAAGAACTTCACAGGAGAACAGGATCTGTTTCTTACAATAAGGGGCAGATACAGGTCTGCTGATTTTGACTTCATCCTTCCGGAACAGGATCATCAGGTAAATGTATCTGGAGTTCAGATTGAGGTGGATTCGGGCTATGAAAGTTTTGATAAAATCTATCTTATTGAGGTAAAAGTTGGAAAACGTGATGATTTCCATATCAGACAACTTTACTACCCATACAGGGACTGGATAACTAAATCAGATAAAGAAATAATTCCTATCTTCTTTTTGTACACAAACGGACTTTTCTACCTGACTGAATTCAAGTTTGGTGAAAAATTCGGTGAAACGACAATAGTTAGAAAAAGATGTTTTGTGGTAAATGACACGCCAACTCTGGATGTCAGGATCGACAGTCTGCTTAAGTCTGTGAGAATTGAAGACGAACCTGTTCTTGTACCTTATCCGCAGGCTGATGATCTGGATAAAGTCATTGATGTAGTTGCTAATATTGAAAATGGTTACAATACGAAAGAATCGATTTCATTGTATTTTGATTTTCATGAAAGGCAGGCCGATTATTATGGCAACGCTGCTATTTATCTTGGTTTAATCGAAAGATCAGAAAGTTCAGCCGGCAGATTCCATCTGACTGAATTTGGAAACAAACTGCTTAATGCCAGTTCAAGGAGTGAAAGAAATGATCTTCTTTTGAGGCAGTTACTGAAGAAAGCCACTTTCAATGAGATCTTCATGCAACTGTATCAGGATGATTTTGATGAAGACGTTTTGAACAAAACCTTTGTTTCATCAGTAATAAGGAAACATACGCCTTTAACGGGCACAACTCCTGATAGAAGAGCATCAACTGTAATAAGCTGGTTTAAATGGATGCTCAAAAACATATCTTTTGAATAG
- a CDS encoding DNA adenine methylase, with translation MNNAKPFLKWAGGKKQLLPEFEKRFPPELHSGTIKKYVEPFVGGGAVLFHVIGKFSFDECHIFDANEELVLAYRVVQTNPNELISLLQQMQQDYLQLDDEKRKEFFYAIREKFNNKRPEIDFENYSDNWIERASLIIFLNRTCYNGLFRVNSKGGFNVPFGRYKNPKIADSENLLSVSEALQNVVIHLGDFENCKKVVESSTFVYFDPPYRPLSKTSNFTSYSKDSFNDEDQIRLAVLYKNLDEKGAKLMLSNSDPRNENPDDNFFDELYSQKLHPNFNIERVPATRMINCNAQKRGSISELIITNYKY, from the coding sequence ATGAATAACGCAAAACCTTTTTTAAAATGGGCCGGTGGAAAAAAGCAGTTGCTCCCTGAATTTGAAAAGCGTTTCCCGCCGGAATTACATTCAGGAACCATTAAAAAATATGTAGAACCATTTGTCGGCGGCGGGGCAGTATTATTCCATGTCATTGGAAAATTCAGTTTTGATGAATGTCATATTTTTGACGCAAATGAAGAATTAGTACTTGCATACAGGGTTGTGCAGACAAATCCCAATGAGCTGATTTCTCTGCTGCAACAGATGCAGCAGGATTACCTGCAACTAGATGATGAAAAAAGGAAGGAATTTTTTTACGCAATCAGGGAAAAATTCAACAACAAAAGACCTGAAATTGATTTTGAAAATTACAGTGATAACTGGATTGAAAGAGCATCTCTGATAATCTTTTTGAATAGAACATGCTACAATGGACTATTCAGGGTAAATTCCAAAGGTGGCTTCAACGTTCCTTTCGGAAGATATAAAAATCCAAAAATTGCAGATTCTGAGAACCTGTTATCAGTTTCTGAGGCATTGCAAAATGTGGTCATCCATCTTGGTGATTTTGAGAACTGCAAAAAAGTAGTTGAAAGCAGTACTTTTGTCTATTTTGATCCGCCTTACAGACCATTGAGCAAAACATCCAATTTTACTTCTTATTCAAAAGACTCATTTAACGATGAAGACCAGATTCGTCTGGCAGTATTGTACAAAAATCTGGATGAAAAAGGTGCAAAACTCATGCTCAGCAATTCAGATCCGCGAAATGAGAATCCGGATGATAATTTCTTTGATGAGCTATATTCACAGAAACTACATCCGAACTTCAACATTGAAAGGGTTCCTGCAACAAGGATGATCAATTGCAATGCTCAAAAGCGTGGTTCTATTAGTGAGTTGATAATTACCAATTACAAATATTGA